A genome region from Fusarium musae strain F31 chromosome 5, whole genome shotgun sequence includes the following:
- a CDS encoding hypothetical protein (EggNog:ENOG41) — protein MVLVTQLLSGFALVSGILASPIERRSVINHDAVVGFPQTVPSNTAGSLYLKYKPYLKVFNGCVPFPAVDSNGNTGYVKFIYPRTGADLVVRGGLATSGSSNGGCSSSTGQVYVRGGTSNGRYGIMYSWYMPKDSPSPGLGHRHDWENAVIWLSGESTSATVVGMAVSQHGGYDKRTSGTFSGNSPLVGYTAIWPTNHQMIFTNEKGGQQPLVAWESLTAAARTALTNTDFGSANVPFKDGSFESNLDKAAV, from the coding sequence ATGGTGCTCGTTACTCAACTTCTGTCGGGCTTTGCCCTGGTTTCAGGCATCCTCGCATCACCCATCGAGCGCCGTTCTGTTATTAACCACGATGCTGTCGTTGGGTTTCCACAAACTGTTCCATCCAATACAGCTGGGTCACTCTATCTGAAGTACAAGCCTTacctcaaggtcttcaacGGATGCGTGCCCTTCCCTGCCGTTGATAGCAACGGAAACACTGGGTAtgttaagtttatatatccTCGAACTGGAGCTGACCTGGTTGTTAGAGGAGGCCTAGCCACAAGTGGCTCATCTAATGGAGGTTGCAGTAGCAGTACGGGCCAGGTCTACGTACGAGGCGGGACTTCCAATGGCCGCTACGGTATTATGTATTCTTGGTATATGCCAAAGGATTCACCCTCTCCCGGACTAGGGCATCGCCACGACTGGGAAAACGCCGTGATATGGTTGTCTGGTGAAAGCACAAGTGCTACAGTTGTTGGCATGGCAGTTTCTCAACACGGAGGATATGACAAGAGAACATCTGGTACGTTCTCCGGAAACAGTCCTTTAGTGGGATATACTGCCATCTGGCCTACCAATCACCAAATGATCTTTACCAACGAAAAAGGTGGCCAGCAGCCGCTGGTTGCCTGGGAGAGCTTGACCGCTGCGGCTCGTACAGCTTTGACAAACACTGACTTCGGCAGTGCCAATGTCCCATTCAAGGACGGAAGCTTCGAGTCAAATTTGGACAAGGCAGCCGTCTAA
- the RPS5 gene encoding ribosomal protein S5 (EggNog:ENOG41) codes for MSDAGEIEVENSALYEVLPKDVVKEVGNVKLFNKWDYDVEVRDISLTDYISLRNPVYVTHTAGRYATKRFRKANCPIIERLTNSLMHHGRNNGKKLMAVRIVAHAFEIIHLMTDQNPIQVAVDAIVNCGPREDSTRIGSAGTVRRQAVDVSPLRRVNQAISLLTTGAREASFRNVKSIAECLAEELINAAKGSSNSYAIKKKDELERVAKSNR; via the exons ATGTCTGACGCCGGCGAGATCGAGGTCGAGAACTCCGCCCTCTATGAGGTGCTCCCCAAGGATGTTGTCAAGGAGGTTGGCAAtgtcaagctcttcaacaagtgGGACTACGATGTCGAGGTCCGCGACATCTCCCTGAC TGACTACATTTCCCTCCGAAACCCCGTCTACGTCACCCACACTGCTGGCCGTTATGCTACAAAGCGATTCCGCAAGGCCAACTGCCCCATCATTGAGCGATTGACCAACTCTCTGATGCACCACGGCCGTAACAACGGAAAGAAGCTCATGGCTGTTCGAATTGTCGCCCACGCCTTCGAGATC ATCCACCTCATGACCGATCAGAACCCCATCCAGGTCGCTGTCGACGCCATCGTCAACTGCGGTCCTCGCGAAGACTCTACCCGAATTGGTTCCGCCGGTACCGTCCGACGACAAGCCGTTGATGTCTCTCCCCTCCGCCGAGTTAACCAGGCTATCTCTCTCCTCACCACTGGTGCTCGCGAGGCCTCTTTCCGCAACGTCAAGTCCATTGCTGAGTGCCTTGCTGAGGAGTTGATCAACGCCGCCAAGGGTTCCAGCAACTCTTAcgctatcaagaagaaggacgagtTGGAGCGTGTGGCCAAGAGCAACCGATAA
- the RPS25 gene encoding 40S ribosomal protein S25 (EggNog:ENOG41~BUSCO:EOG09265SHL): MAPAAGAKKQKKKWSKGKVKDKAQHAVVLDKTTSEKLYKDVQSYRLVTIATLVDRMKINGSLARQCLADLEEKGIIKPVVTHSKMKIYTRAVGGSD, from the exons ATG GCCCCCGCCGCTGGagcaaagaagcaaaagaagaagtg GTCCAAGGGAAAGGTCAAGGATAAGGCCCAACACGCCGTCGTTCTCGACAAGACCACCTCTGAGAAGCTCTACAAGGATGTGCAATCTTACCGTCTCGTCACCATTGCCACCCTCGTCGACCGAATGAAGATCAACGGCTCTCTGGCACGACAGTGTCTTGCCGACCTCGAGGAGAAGGGCATCATCAAGCCTGTGGTCACTCAcagcaagatgaagatctACA CCCGTGCCGTCGGTGGTTCTGACTAA